In Candidatus Omnitrophota bacterium, the genomic window GCCTGGTTTACGATTTCCTTAAGGCTGACTTTTTTCTCGAAGTCACTAAAAATCCCGCCCTGCTGAGGGAGCGTTTGCTCGCGAAGAATGAAGTGGCGCTTAAACATCCGGTGATACTTGATGAAGTCCAAAAAGTTCCGCAGGTGTTGGACGAGGTGCATTGGTTAATAGAAAACAAAGGTTTAAGGTTTATATTATGCGGCTCAAGCGCCAGAAAGTTAAAAAGGGGGCATGCGAATCTTTTAGGCGGAAGGGCGTGGCGTTATGAACTCTTCCCGCTCGCTACACCCGAGATCGGGCAATTTGACCTTTTGCGCGCTCTCAATCACGGCTTGATCCCGTCACACTATTTACAGGACGAAGAGGATTGCAGAAAATCCCTGGCAGCCTATATACAGGATTATTTAAAGGAGGAAGTTTTTGCCGAAGGCCTGACGCGTAATATTCCCGCGTTTTCAAGATTTTTCGAGGCATTCGGATATTCACACGGTGAGATCACCAATTATTCCAACATCGCCCGCGACTGCGGAGTGGACTCAAAGACTGTAAAAGAATATTATCAGATACTTGTCGATACATTGCTGGCGATCAGGATAGAACCGTTTAAGAAAAGGCAATCGCGTCAGGTTATAACAAAGGCGCCTAAATACTATATGTTTGACGTAGGCGTCGCCGGTTATCTGACAAAGAGACGCGTAGAAAAAGCCAAAGGCTCGGAGTTTGGAAAGGCGTTCGAGCATTTTTTGCTTATGGAAATAACCGCTTACAGGTCTTACTCCAGACGCGATTTTGAAATGAATTTTTGGAGGACTAAAACGGGCCTTGAGGTGGATTTCGTGCTTGGCGCCGGGGAGGTTGCCGTAGAGATAAAAGGGACCGAGCGTGTTGACGGAAAAGATCTTGCCGGGTTGACGGCGTTTACCGAAGCGTATGCCCCAAAGAGGGCGATTGTGGTTTGTAGCGAAAGAGAAAAGAGAATGCGTGGCAAAATAGAGATTATGCCCTGGCGTGATTTTCTGCGCGAATTATGGGGAAGACATATAATATAATGAACCCTATAATGATCCTCATCATATTGACTCTTCTGTTTTACCCAAGACCCGCCCACGCCGAACTGACGACCGGCATGTCCGCGGATGTGGTGATAGGGCAGAAAGACTTTGTTTCGAATGCTGCGAATCAGGGCCTGGGCGGCGCGAATAGCAATACCCTGTATCACAATTACAAGATTTTTTGCGATGGCGCTAAGCTTTACATAGCAGATGCAAGCAATCACCGTATTTTGTTTTTCAATTCAATCCCCAGCACGAACGATTCTTCCGCTGATACTGTTATCGGCCAGCCTGACTTTACGTCGAATTCGGCTAACCAGGGAGGCGCAGGTTCCGCGGCGAATACGCTTTACAGCCCGAGCAACGCTTTTTTTGACGGAAAAAAGTTATTCATTTCCGATCAAGGCAACAATCGCGTTCTGATATTCAACTCTTTTCCCTCTGGTAATAACGTTCCCGCGGATGTTGTTATCGGCCAGCCTGACTTTACTTCCAATTCGATAAACCAGGGCGGAGCCGCGCCGGGTTCAAATACTTTATATCAACCGACAGATGTGTTTTCGGACGGGACACGGCTGTTCATCATCGACTACGGTAATCACCGCGCTCTTATATTTAATCGTATCCCAACCGCTAACAATACCTCCGCTGATGTGGTTATCGGCCAACCTGATTTTACCTCCAGCGCTGTTGACCAGGGAGGAGGGCCCGCGGCCAATACCGTAGGGCTTGTGGTGATGGGCTGCTCGGATGGCAAAAGATTATTTTTAAGTGACGGGCAAAATCACCGCGTTCTCATTTATAACTCTATTCCGACCATGAACAACGCCTCCGCGGATATTGTCATAGGCCAGCCTGATTTTACATCCGGCTCTTATAATCAGGGGGGCGACCCCGGGCCGAATACCTTAAAAGGCCCTAAAGGCGTTACCACAAATGGCAAAAGACTGTTTATCGCAGAGGATAATCACCGGATCCTTGTTTTTAATTCAATCCCGACTGGAAATAATGCCTATGCGGATATTGTTATAGGGCAGCCGAATTTTACTTCGAATTCTGTCAACCAGGGCGGAGGGCCGAAGGCAGATACATTGAATTACCCGCGTGTAGCTATTTCTGACGGTAGAAGACTATATGTTGACGATGAACGCAACAACCGCGTCCTCATCTACAACATCGGCGTCTCATCCATAAAGAACGGCCCCCAGTTTGACCAGGGCAAAGCCCTGATAGGTAAAGTCTTCAACGACGTAAACGCCAACGGCATCCAAGACAACCCAACCAACGCCACAAACCCAACAAACGCAATGAACGCCACAAACCCAACAAACGCAATGAACGCCACAAACCCAACAAACGCAATGAACGCAACAAACCCTATAACCCAACAACGCAATAACGCAATAACCGAACCCGGCATCGAGGGCGTCAAAGTCGTCTCCGACACCGGCATCTACGCCATAACAGACCCGGACGGTAAATACCACTTCCCCTATATAGAGGTAGGCCAGCATCTATTGAAGATAGACGAATCCACTTTACCCGAAGGAAGCGTCATAACTACAGACAACCCCTATCATGTAACGGTAACCGAAGGCGTCCTCACAAAAGTCTCTTTCGCCGTGCAGTTACCACGAGAACGCAATAACGCAAACAACCCAACAAACGCAACAAACCCAATAAACGCAAACAACGCAACAAACCCAACAAACGCAAACAACCAGCCTCTGCTAAAGGTAAGCATCTCCCAGGACCCCGTCATGCTAAAACCCCGCCTCTCCATCTCCCATAAAATCGTATCATCTAACTCCGAACCCAATAACCCAACAAACGCAACAAACCCAACAAACGCAAATAACGCAACAAACGAACTGATAGAATTCACGATAACCTGCAATTATCATTTATTCATCGTCAGATCAAACATAAAGCTCTACGATAAAGACTATAACCTTATTAAAACGATAGACCTCCCCAACCCCATCCCCTCTATATATACCCTACCTCTTAACGCAACAAACGCAACAAACGCAAATAACGCTATAACCCTAAAACCCCCGCCTGCCTCGCAGAAATCCTACAGCAGTCGGGCAGGCAATAACCCTACAACCCTCTATTATCAACTCTCCGTCTACGACAAGAACAATAAAGAAGATCGCACCGGGATAGGAGAGGCCGGGATATGAATAAAAGAGCAATTGCGTTATTATCCGGAGGACTCGACAGCATACTTTCCGTTAAGCTCATGCAGGAACAGGGCATAGAGGTATTCGCCGTCAATTATTATATAGACTTTGCCGCATGCAATGCCAGAGGAGGCGAAGGTTCCGCGGCGAAAGCGGCGAGGATGCTGAAGGTCCCGTTCGAGCTCATAGATATCACCG contains:
- a CDS encoding AAA family ATPase yields the protein MKHIQRMLDIKLPARQSAFLWGARKTGKTTYLRNRFPDSLVYDFLKADFFLEVTKNPALLRERLLAKNEVALKHPVILDEVQKVPQVLDEVHWLIENKGLRFILCGSSARKLKRGHANLLGGRAWRYELFPLATPEIGQFDLLRALNHGLIPSHYLQDEEDCRKSLAAYIQDYLKEEVFAEGLTRNIPAFSRFFEAFGYSHGEITNYSNIARDCGVDSKTVKEYYQILVDTLLAIRIEPFKKRQSRQVITKAPKYYMFDVGVAGYLTKRRVEKAKGSEFGKAFEHFLLMEITAYRSYSRRDFEMNFWRTKTGLEVDFVLGAGEVAVEIKGTERVDGKDLAGLTAFTEAYAPKRAIVVCSEREKRMRGKIEIMPWRDFLRELWGRHII